A genomic window from Nocardioides sp. BP30 includes:
- a CDS encoding EAL domain-containing protein, whose product MLGLVIALLAGSPGARLRSAGLDALASARLRRALKRGEIEVFYQPIYQVQECRVAGLEALVRWRRPSGGYADPCTFIPVAERTGAITQLDEYVLRRAIAEACCWTSTGRLYVSVNLSATTLAKPRLAATIDRILDETGLSAHLLQVEITESALIDDLPGAVRQVAALRSRGVVVAMDDFGSGRASLNYLQHLPVDVVKLDRSLVTAAAVDDRSRRMLEGVIHMCDLLDLRVVGEGVELPEHLACLTEVGVGMAQGFLFGRPAPIEEIRARLAGPAS is encoded by the coding sequence ATGCTCGGACTCGTCATCGCTCTCCTTGCCGGGAGCCCAGGCGCGAGGCTGCGCAGCGCCGGGCTGGACGCGCTCGCCTCGGCACGGCTCCGCCGAGCGCTCAAGCGCGGCGAGATCGAGGTCTTCTATCAGCCGATCTACCAGGTCCAGGAGTGCCGCGTCGCCGGCTTGGAGGCCCTCGTCCGGTGGCGCCGGCCGTCCGGGGGATACGCCGATCCGTGCACGTTCATCCCCGTCGCGGAACGGACCGGTGCGATCACGCAGCTCGACGAGTACGTCCTGCGGCGGGCCATCGCCGAAGCATGCTGCTGGACGAGCACGGGTCGTCTGTACGTCTCGGTGAACCTGTCGGCGACGACGCTCGCGAAGCCCCGCCTGGCAGCCACCATCGACCGGATCCTGGACGAGACGGGCTTGTCGGCGCACCTGCTGCAGGTCGAGATCACCGAATCGGCGTTGATCGACGACCTGCCCGGCGCCGTCCGCCAGGTCGCGGCTCTGCGATCGCGGGGCGTGGTCGTCGCCATGGACGACTTCGGATCGGGACGTGCGTCCCTGAACTACCTGCAGCACCTCCCGGTCGATGTCGTCAAGCTCGACCGCAGTCTCGTGACGGCGGCGGCCGTCGACGATCGGAGTCGCCGCATGCTCGAAGGGGTGATCCACATGTGTGACCTGCTGGACCTGCGGGTCGTCGGCGAAGGCGTGGAGCTTCCCGAGCACCTCGCCTGTCTCACCGAGGTAGGGGTCGGCATGGCCCAGGGCTTCCTGTTCGGCCGTCCGGCACCGATCGAGGAGATCCGTGC
- a CDS encoding MarR family winged helix-turn-helix transcriptional regulator — translation MNQDTDATLTEGDVVDSMQREWTRLRPDLDFTSLGVVHRLLRASRLILEASDDFLAAYGLTRGELDVLSTLRRSDAPPSPTTLARTLLAPRSAITMRLNALQARGLLTRSTNPADARSSLLMLTDAGVALVDEVIPAQLAFEDALLAEAPTEAVEGLAGRLRALTTVWEQGRRPAPGARKDG, via the coding sequence ATGAACCAGGACACCGACGCAACGCTCACCGAGGGCGACGTCGTGGACAGCATGCAGCGAGAGTGGACCCGGCTGCGGCCGGACCTGGATTTCACCAGCCTCGGCGTCGTCCACCGCCTGCTCCGAGCTTCCCGGCTCATCCTCGAGGCCAGCGACGACTTCCTCGCTGCGTACGGCCTCACCCGCGGCGAGTTGGACGTGCTCTCCACCCTGCGCCGGTCGGACGCGCCCCCGAGCCCCACCACGCTGGCCCGGACCTTGTTGGCGCCACGGTCCGCGATCACCATGCGGCTCAATGCCCTGCAGGCTCGGGGGCTGCTGACCCGCTCGACGAATCCCGCCGACGCCCGCTCATCCCTGCTCATGCTGACCGACGCAGGGGTGGCGCTCGTGGACGAGGTGATTCCCGCCCAGCTCGCCTTCGAGGACGCCCTGCTCGCCGAGGCCCCGACCGAGGCCGTCGAGGGCCTCGCCGGCCGCCTGCGCGCCTTGACCACCGTCTGGGAACAGGGCCGGCGGCCCGCGCCCGGTGCTCGCAAGGACGGGTGA
- a CDS encoding FUSC family protein, with the protein MTQTMPSQRWWATVFHVGPHAGAHGTALRASLAILVPLAVCRASGRDDLLLYAAIGAFTALYGRHEPARVRLRMQGQAGALLVAGVILGALIASVPFRLWLLVPVATLWAGVSVVLAERGRWHPVGALNPVFALTASATVPMTPNTVPAAALAAAGAAVVALLLALPGCRRQAEPGAPAPAARAPEPPDSVARHVSRYVLGIGAAGLAVAISGIGHPYWTFVTASVPMSAPDLHARLARAAQRVIGTATGLGVAALVLAAHPTGYPAIMVIAVLQACTELTTARNYSLGLVFFTPMALVLGDLMLPASIGTLLTQRALQTVLGLTIALAATLLTHERRTPTSRVATLLGEAR; encoded by the coding sequence ATGACACAGACCATGCCGTCGCAGCGCTGGTGGGCGACGGTCTTCCACGTCGGCCCGCACGCCGGCGCCCACGGGACCGCGCTGCGCGCGAGCCTGGCGATCCTGGTGCCGCTGGCGGTCTGTCGCGCGTCCGGTCGCGACGACCTCCTGCTGTACGCCGCGATCGGGGCCTTCACGGCTCTGTACGGCAGGCATGAGCCGGCCCGGGTACGGCTGCGCATGCAAGGGCAGGCGGGCGCACTGCTGGTGGCCGGCGTCATCCTGGGTGCGCTGATCGCCTCGGTCCCCTTCCGGCTCTGGCTGCTCGTCCCGGTCGCGACCCTCTGGGCCGGTGTCTCGGTCGTGCTGGCCGAGCGGGGCCGATGGCATCCGGTCGGGGCGCTCAACCCGGTCTTCGCCCTCACCGCATCGGCCACGGTCCCGATGACGCCGAACACGGTGCCCGCCGCTGCCCTCGCGGCCGCCGGCGCGGCTGTGGTCGCACTGCTGCTCGCCCTCCCCGGGTGCCGCCGACAGGCCGAGCCGGGGGCGCCCGCGCCGGCAGCTCGTGCCCCTGAGCCGCCCGACTCGGTGGCTCGTCATGTGAGCCGCTACGTCCTCGGCATCGGCGCCGCCGGCCTCGCCGTCGCGATCAGCGGCATCGGCCATCCCTACTGGACGTTCGTCACCGCATCTGTCCCCATGTCCGCACCCGACCTGCACGCCCGCCTCGCGCGTGCGGCCCAGCGGGTGATCGGCACCGCCACCGGTCTCGGTGTGGCAGCCCTCGTCCTGGCGGCCCATCCGACCGGGTACCCAGCGATCATGGTGATCGCAGTGCTCCAGGCGTGCACCGAACTGACCACCGCACGCAACTACAGCCTCGGCCTCGTCTTCTTCACCCCGATGGCGCTCGTGCTCGGCGACCTCATGCTGCCCGCCTCGATCGGCACCCTCCTGACCCAGCGCGCGCTCCAGACCGTCCTCGGTCTCACGATCGCCCTCGCTGCCACGCTCCTCACCCACGAGCGGCGTACGCCGACGAGCCGCGTCGCGACACTGCTGGGGGAAGCACGATGA
- a CDS encoding AraC family transcriptional regulator → MSDPAAEKRPPSRDQTRPPSSITPRSTTDDSDEAERIITEVYLPNRLDLSGDTAPLRMELSGVRLGALTVGRLTYGRGLRQSTADATQVHVNIPLRGWATSRRGNGEAVTTGRGEGLVFSPGAPAELLWAPGCEQLCLMVPQARLEAELERLLGRLVRGPLVFDFAADLDTPLGRRWRTVLELVVHELGRPTDLSRNPLAGRHLESLVIDGLLLSQPHNNSDAVARTRPAGPGAAIRRAVELIEERPSEPWTTVRLAAEVHLSVRALQEGFRRDLAIPPMTYLRQVRLRLAREALQRADRNATTVRTVALELGILHLGRFAAAYRHAFGESPSDTLDRPI, encoded by the coding sequence ATGAGCGACCCTGCGGCTGAGAAGCGACCGCCGAGCCGGGATCAGACTCGACCACCGTCGAGCATCACGCCTCGGAGCACCACCGACGACAGCGACGAGGCCGAGAGGATCATCACCGAGGTCTACCTCCCCAACCGGCTGGACCTCTCGGGCGATACCGCACCCTTGCGGATGGAGCTCTCCGGCGTACGCCTCGGAGCGCTCACCGTGGGCCGGCTGACCTACGGCCGCGGCCTGCGCCAATCCACGGCCGACGCCACCCAGGTGCACGTGAACATCCCGCTCCGCGGCTGGGCGACGTCGAGGCGCGGGAACGGTGAGGCGGTGACGACCGGCCGGGGCGAGGGACTGGTCTTCTCACCCGGCGCGCCGGCCGAGCTCCTGTGGGCACCCGGCTGCGAGCAGTTGTGCCTGATGGTCCCCCAAGCCCGTCTCGAGGCGGAGCTCGAGCGCTTGCTCGGACGGCTGGTCCGCGGTCCGCTGGTCTTCGACTTCGCAGCCGACCTGGACACGCCGCTGGGGCGGCGCTGGCGGACGGTTCTCGAGCTGGTCGTCCATGAGCTCGGCCGCCCCACCGACCTGTCTCGGAACCCCCTCGCGGGTCGACACCTCGAGAGTCTGGTGATCGACGGCCTGCTGCTCTCGCAACCGCACAACAACAGCGACGCCGTCGCCCGCACCCGTCCGGCCGGGCCGGGCGCGGCGATCAGACGAGCGGTCGAGCTGATCGAGGAGCGACCGTCCGAGCCGTGGACCACTGTCCGCCTGGCCGCCGAGGTGCACCTGAGCGTGCGTGCGCTGCAGGAGGGCTTCCGGCGTGACCTCGCCATCCCGCCGATGACGTACCTGCGCCAAGTCCGGCTCCGTCTCGCCCGGGAGGCGCTGCAGCGCGCGGACCGCAACGCCACCACCGTCCGTACCGTCGCTCTCGAGCTCGGAATCCTCCACCTGGGTCGCTTCGCCGCCGCCTACCGCCACGCCTTCGGCGAGTCGCCCTCAGACACCCTCGACCGCCCGATCTGA
- a CDS encoding TIGR01777 family oxidoreductase, translating into MKVVIAGGSGALGRRLCTDLAAAGHEVVVLTRRRRPGPHRQVEWDGRTVGPWSRELEGSAIINLAGELVDRRPTPANISLLTASRVEPTRALVEASRTLEAPVPVWVQASTLAIYGDAGDAVLDESAPPADGPPQMAGVARAWEAAADGAHTERLVVLRTGIVLDNDTPALDRLWGLARWGLGGRVGPGTQWISWVHIEDWLAIVRTVLAPGSDLEGVLHATGPEPARNADLMAALRRSLGRPAAPPTPAALVRLGAVVLRTDPALALTGRRAIPARLLESGFRFGHPDLDEALSDLRTRQANKA; encoded by the coding sequence GTGAAGGTCGTGATCGCAGGCGGCTCTGGAGCGCTCGGGCGTCGGTTGTGCACCGACCTCGCCGCTGCCGGCCACGAGGTCGTCGTCCTCACGCGTCGCCGACGCCCGGGCCCTCACCGACAGGTCGAGTGGGACGGCCGCACCGTCGGACCCTGGTCCAGGGAACTCGAAGGCAGCGCGATCATCAACCTGGCCGGCGAGTTGGTGGACCGGCGGCCCACACCGGCCAACATCTCGCTGCTCACCGCCTCGCGCGTCGAACCGACACGTGCGCTGGTCGAGGCGAGCCGCACCCTCGAGGCCCCGGTCCCGGTGTGGGTCCAGGCCAGCACGCTCGCGATCTACGGCGACGCGGGTGATGCGGTCCTCGACGAGTCGGCTCCGCCAGCCGACGGTCCGCCCCAGATGGCAGGGGTGGCCCGGGCCTGGGAGGCCGCCGCGGACGGCGCCCACACTGAGCGCCTGGTCGTCCTGCGCACCGGAATCGTCCTCGACAACGACACCCCGGCGCTGGACCGCTTGTGGGGGCTGGCCCGCTGGGGCCTGGGTGGACGCGTCGGCCCGGGCACGCAGTGGATCAGCTGGGTGCACATCGAGGACTGGCTGGCCATCGTCCGCACGGTCCTGGCGCCGGGCTCGGACCTTGAAGGAGTCCTGCACGCGACCGGTCCCGAGCCGGCGCGCAACGCCGACCTGATGGCTGCCCTGCGCCGCAGCCTCGGTCGGCCCGCCGCTCCACCGACGCCGGCGGCGCTCGTACGCCTCGGGGCGGTCGTGCTGCGTACCGACCCGGCGCTCGCCCTCACCGGTCGCCGCGCGATCCCCGCCCGGCTCCTGGAGAGCGGCTTCCGGTTCGGGCATCCCGACCTCGACGAGGCACTGTCCGACCTCCGCACCCGTCAGGCGAACAAGGCCTGA
- a CDS encoding dihydrofolate reductase family protein produces the protein MGKLIYAANTSLDGYLEDETGAFDWSVPDEEVHAFWNEHERHIGTSLYGRRMYETMRVWERDDWLSDEPAVAREYAQIWRDTDKVVYSSTLEEVSTARTRIERRFDPEAVRRLKEESGSDLSIGGATLAVEAFRHGLVDECVLLLCPVIVGGGKPALPRGLRLDLELLDQRRFGNGVVHLRHRVRAT, from the coding sequence GTGGGGAAGTTGATCTACGCTGCCAACACCTCCCTCGACGGCTATCTCGAGGACGAGACCGGCGCGTTCGACTGGTCGGTGCCGGACGAGGAGGTGCATGCCTTCTGGAACGAGCACGAGCGGCACATCGGCACGTCGCTCTACGGTCGCCGGATGTACGAGACGATGCGGGTGTGGGAGCGCGACGACTGGCTGTCGGACGAGCCGGCCGTCGCCCGTGAGTACGCGCAGATCTGGCGCGACACCGACAAGGTCGTCTACTCCTCGACGCTCGAGGAGGTCTCCACCGCGCGGACGAGGATCGAGCGGCGGTTCGATCCTGAGGCGGTGAGGCGGCTCAAGGAGGAGTCCGGCTCCGACCTGAGCATCGGCGGCGCGACCCTCGCCGTGGAGGCGTTCCGGCACGGGCTCGTCGACGAGTGCGTCCTGCTGCTGTGCCCCGTCATCGTCGGCGGCGGGAAGCCGGCGCTGCCGCGTGGCCTCCGCCTCGACCTCGAGCTGCTGGATCAGCGGCGGTTCGGCAACGGGGTGGTCCACCTGCGCCACCGGGTGCGCGCTACCTGA
- a CDS encoding DUF1059 domain-containing protein translates to MKQFACGDVVPGCDATFAGASDDDILAAVALHASRDHHLTSVPTEMVDQVRAAIREVA, encoded by the coding sequence ATGAAGCAATTCGCCTGTGGCGACGTCGTACCCGGTTGTGACGCCACCTTCGCCGGCGCCAGCGACGACGACATCCTGGCCGCCGTGGCACTGCACGCCAGCCGCGATCACCACCTCACCTCGGTCCCCACCGAGATGGTCGACCAGGTGCGCGCGGCGATCCGCGAGGTGGCGTGA
- a CDS encoding EAL domain-containing protein: MSPEELDRLLERGITTHLQPVVDLTRGNVAGYEALARFPGGPGPFEVFAAARLSGRGADLEAAALRTALAARREMPPNTFLTVNIGPDLIDESPVREVWQGHPSLSGIVVELTEQVRIESYAALEPVLDDLRSRGAMIAVDDAGAGYAGLQHLLALRPHFIKLDRDLVSGLDLDEAKRALVEVMGAFAGRIDAWVIAEGVETAAELDVLIDLRVPLAQGYHLGRPAPGLQSLEPEVALGIASRASQESGPTLRALLEQVPTVGPSAVPSLRNRLRAGEVAVVVDEHGRPDATLDADGRQYAVREAALGINLDTPTAMAAQRAIVRHPAVRFQPLVCTDNAGRYVGIVRIERILEALARRA; the protein is encoded by the coding sequence GTGAGCCCCGAGGAGCTCGACCGACTCCTCGAACGTGGGATCACCACCCACCTGCAGCCCGTCGTCGACCTCACCCGCGGCAACGTCGCGGGCTATGAGGCGCTCGCCCGCTTCCCCGGCGGCCCGGGCCCCTTCGAGGTGTTCGCGGCCGCGCGTCTGAGCGGACGCGGTGCCGATCTGGAGGCGGCCGCCCTCCGTACGGCGCTGGCAGCCCGACGCGAGATGCCGCCGAACACGTTCCTGACGGTCAACATCGGACCCGACCTGATCGACGAGTCGCCGGTGCGGGAGGTCTGGCAGGGCCACCCCTCCCTGAGCGGCATCGTCGTCGAGCTCACCGAGCAGGTCCGGATCGAGTCCTACGCCGCCCTCGAGCCGGTGCTCGACGACCTGCGATCACGCGGCGCGATGATCGCCGTGGACGACGCGGGTGCGGGCTATGCCGGGCTCCAGCACCTCCTCGCCCTGCGACCGCACTTCATCAAGCTCGACCGCGACCTGGTCTCGGGACTCGACCTGGACGAGGCCAAGCGGGCGCTCGTCGAGGTGATGGGTGCCTTCGCCGGCCGGATCGACGCGTGGGTGATCGCCGAGGGGGTGGAGACCGCAGCCGAGCTCGACGTACTGATCGACCTGCGGGTGCCGCTGGCGCAGGGCTATCACCTCGGTCGGCCGGCGCCGGGGCTGCAGAGCCTGGAGCCGGAGGTCGCCCTCGGCATCGCGAGCAGGGCGAGCCAGGAGTCGGGACCCACCCTGCGAGCACTCCTCGAGCAGGTGCCCACCGTCGGCCCCTCCGCCGTCCCCAGCCTCCGGAACCGGCTCCGCGCCGGCGAGGTCGCCGTCGTGGTCGACGAGCACGGCCGACCCGACGCCACGCTGGATGCCGACGGACGTCAGTACGCCGTGCGCGAGGCCGCGCTCGGCATCAATCTCGACACCCCGACCGCCATGGCTGCGCAGCGGGCGATCGTGCGGCATCCGGCGGTGAGGTTCCAGCCGCTGGTGTGCACCGACAACGCCGGGCGGTATGTGGGGATCGTACGGATCGAGCGCATCCTCGAGGCGCTTGCGCGGCGGGCCTGA
- a CDS encoding HEAT repeat domain-containing protein — MRDWACFGLYLSGASSPEARDALAARLSDPDAKTRCEALLALASVGDERALAAVEERLGADDTDDIYELELEAAAALADPRLYPLLARLEEAWEGDDDELKRPLALALARCHPDAAAQAAEIERAFAARVDVLLADDELTSDLTLSLRESYPYTKLVVTGSGSGESDLRLVQGWDRLWDDQSPAAYALEQEAQSAALTLRDIRRS, encoded by the coding sequence GTGCGTGACTGGGCATGCTTCGGGCTCTACCTCAGCGGCGCCTCGTCGCCGGAGGCCCGTGACGCCCTCGCCGCACGGCTGTCCGACCCCGACGCGAAGACCCGCTGCGAGGCGCTGCTCGCCCTCGCCTCCGTCGGCGACGAGAGAGCCCTGGCGGCGGTCGAAGAACGCCTGGGCGCCGACGACACGGACGACATCTACGAGTTGGAACTGGAGGCGGCCGCGGCGCTCGCCGATCCGAGGCTCTACCCCCTGCTCGCCCGGCTCGAAGAGGCATGGGAAGGCGACGATGACGAGCTGAAGCGGCCCCTCGCCCTCGCCCTGGCCCGATGCCATCCGGACGCGGCGGCGCAGGCCGCGGAGATCGAGCGCGCTTTCGCGGCGAGGGTCGATGTCCTGCTGGCCGATGATGAGCTGACGAGCGATCTGACCCTCAGCCTTCGCGAGAGCTATCCGTACACGAAACTGGTCGTGACCGGCTCGGGGTCAGGCGAGTCCGATCTGCGGCTCGTCCAGGGGTGGGACCGGCTGTGGGACGACCAGAGCCCTGCTGCCTACGCGTTGGAGCAGGAGGCGCAGAGCGCCGCACTGACCCTGAGGGACATCAGGCGGAGCTGA
- a CDS encoding CPCC family cysteine-rich protein: protein MRRFPCPCCGHLTLPEGPGDFGLCPVCFWEDDPGQLRRPLSPVGANGISLAEAQQSYRRLGAMSRTFQSRVRAPRPDEPLDAGWRPFDPAVDGNAPELDGDRWPVNPEALYYWRPTSWNGDQHRLSLPPTDETSGDRFVGHLRAEVPELADDIAASERRWGIAHPFDVCERAAGRVLAAYADGDDELALRIVTALLPAVDEHSDLYDPECVHIAFLENEGWYEPALQRRLDRWPAPIRDTLRQQQAHRRR from the coding sequence GTGCGCCGCTTCCCCTGCCCCTGCTGCGGCCACCTCACCCTCCCCGAGGGCCCGGGCGACTTCGGGCTCTGCCCGGTGTGCTTCTGGGAGGACGACCCCGGTCAGCTGCGCCGCCCGCTCAGCCCCGTGGGCGCCAACGGGATCAGCCTGGCCGAGGCGCAACAGAGCTACCGGCGGCTCGGCGCGATGAGCCGGACGTTCCAGAGCAGGGTGCGTGCTCCTCGTCCCGACGAGCCGCTCGATGCGGGCTGGCGGCCCTTCGATCCCGCAGTGGATGGGAACGCGCCCGAGCTCGACGGGGACCGGTGGCCGGTGAACCCCGAGGCGCTCTACTACTGGCGCCCAACCTCCTGGAACGGCGACCAGCACCGCCTGTCATTGCCGCCCACGGATGAGACCAGCGGGGACCGCTTCGTCGGCCACCTCCGGGCCGAGGTCCCGGAGCTCGCCGACGACATCGCCGCGTCCGAGCGCCGCTGGGGCATCGCGCATCCGTTCGACGTCTGCGAGCGCGCGGCCGGCCGCGTCCTTGCGGCGTACGCCGATGGCGACGACGAGCTCGCGCTGCGCATCGTGACCGCGTTGCTGCCGGCGGTCGACGAGCACTCGGACCTGTACGACCCCGAATGCGTCCACATCGCGTTCCTCGAGAACGAGGGCTGGTACGAACCGGCGCTGCAACGCCGCCTCGATCGGTGGCCGGCCCCCATCCGCGACACGCTGCGGCAGCAGCAGGCTCACCGGCGACGGTAG
- a CDS encoding VOC family protein, with translation MTVVRSVVARVFVDDLDTALPAYEALAGGVETKRFEFRDVRLAWVGPFLLLQVAPERRAEYERRATLIVDDIEAARSVVEEYGGEVLEGPAPAPNGARMIARHVDGAVFEYIAPDGPALSR, from the coding sequence ATGACAGTGGTGAGGTCGGTGGTCGCGCGGGTCTTCGTCGACGATCTCGACACCGCGCTGCCGGCGTACGAGGCGCTGGCCGGCGGTGTGGAGACGAAGCGGTTCGAGTTCCGCGACGTACGGCTGGCCTGGGTGGGGCCGTTCCTGCTGCTGCAGGTCGCTCCCGAGCGACGAGCGGAGTACGAGCGTCGGGCGACGCTGATCGTCGACGACATCGAGGCGGCGCGGTCGGTCGTCGAGGAGTACGGCGGCGAGGTCCTGGAGGGCCCGGCACCCGCGCCGAACGGAGCCCGGATGATCGCGCGGCACGTCGACGGGGCGGTGTTCGAGTACATCGCGCCGGACGGGCCGGCCCTCAGTCGTTGA
- a CDS encoding metallophosphoesterase family protein: protein MPTRLLIMSDTHLPQRARDLPAELWTAVDEADVVVHAGDWVDAALLDELEHRSRRLVGVYGNNDHGVLRDRLPEVARCEIDGLRFGVVHETGPSTGRERRCSERFGDLDVLVFGHSHIPWDTTSETGLRLLNPGSPTDRRRQPHCTYLTAVANAGALVEVTLHRLPPRSTPALND, encoded by the coding sequence GTGCCGACGCGGCTGCTGATCATGTCCGACACCCACCTGCCCCAGCGCGCCCGGGACCTGCCCGCCGAGCTGTGGACCGCCGTGGACGAGGCGGACGTCGTCGTCCACGCCGGTGACTGGGTGGACGCCGCACTGCTCGACGAGCTGGAGCACCGATCGCGCCGGCTGGTCGGCGTGTACGGCAACAACGACCACGGCGTCCTGCGCGACCGACTTCCCGAGGTGGCCCGGTGCGAGATCGACGGGCTGCGGTTCGGCGTGGTGCACGAGACCGGCCCCTCGACCGGCCGCGAACGCCGCTGCAGCGAGCGCTTCGGCGACCTCGACGTCCTCGTCTTCGGCCACAGCCACATCCCGTGGGACACCACCTCCGAGACGGGTCTGAGACTGCTCAACCCCGGCTCGCCCACCGACCGCCGCCGCCAGCCGCACTGCACCTACCTCACCGCGGTGGCGAACGCCGGCGCGCTGGTCGAGGTCACGCTGCACCGCCTGCCACCGCGATCCACTCCCGCTCTCAACGACTGA
- a CDS encoding GrpB family protein yields the protein MTSAHRPRRPDVTTVELVGGVERRTLELVDHDPRWAAAYEEHRRRIRTALGPTALQVEHIGSTSVPGLAAKPIVDILLTVADITAEEDYLDQLLEAGYLLRTREPGHRLVRTPARDVHVHVLEVGDEAAADYLLLRDQLRSSTTDRELYERVKRELITRDWADMNAYADAKTDVIVAIKERARAARSA from the coding sequence ATGACCTCAGCACACAGACCCCGGCGCCCGGACGTGACGACGGTCGAGCTCGTCGGTGGGGTGGAGCGGCGCACGCTGGAGCTGGTGGACCACGATCCGCGGTGGGCGGCGGCGTACGAGGAGCACCGACGACGCATCCGTACGGCGCTCGGCCCCACCGCCCTCCAGGTCGAGCACATCGGCTCGACCTCGGTGCCGGGCCTGGCCGCGAAGCCGATCGTCGACATCCTGCTCACCGTGGCGGACATCACCGCCGAGGAGGACTACCTGGACCAGCTCCTCGAGGCCGGTTATCTGCTGCGCACCCGCGAGCCCGGGCATCGCCTGGTGCGCACCCCTGCGCGCGACGTGCATGTGCACGTCCTTGAGGTCGGCGACGAGGCGGCGGCGGACTACCTGCTGCTCCGCGACCAGCTGCGCAGCAGCACCACTGACCGCGAGCTGTACGAGCGGGTCAAGCGCGAGCTCATCACCCGGGACTGGGCCGACATGAACGCGTACGCCGACGCGAAGACCGACGTCATCGTCGCCATCAAGGAGCGTGCCCGCGCCGCCCGGTCGGCCTGA